The Helicoverpa armigera isolate CAAS_96S chromosome 7, ASM3070526v1, whole genome shotgun sequence genomic sequence TTAGACTTTCTCGACTGTTTCCAAGGCAAAAAATGAAGTTGTAATCGTATAGTAAACTGCAGGCaggttattttaaatttaaaagaaatGTCATTTAAGCCAACCAGTggtataaaacttttaaaagtcgTATATTAATTGGTGAATGTGTAAAGTAACTATTTCAAAGTTAACTGCACAGATATTAAGTGCCTACTAAATAATGTAAgtagaacaaaaacaaaattaacccGTTTCGCATTAACAAAGCGTCAAAGTTTACAAGCAGGCTAGACGGCGCGAAACCGACTCGAAGGGATTACACGGTGCGAATGGGAAAATTTCACGAATACTTGCTAGCttcgtaaaaacattttaacttaCTGTGTTAATGTTTCTTCATTGCTGGTTGTTTCTGTTGTACTGATCTCTATTTTTTGCAGGAAgactagttttaatattatattaaaaagttaataagttatttatttttatagctttcaATCGATTGCTATGTGTCTGGTCTCGTCCATAATAAATACATGATCCGAACGACCTTTTTCACGGAATATTAAAACATCTTAAATAGGgagaatataatattagtgaaattaaaaaagaacCACCGAAGTAATCGCCTTTCGTCCCCTTAAATTCACTTTCTCCCGTCTTTATTACAACGTTGTTCGCAAGATTTCAGTTTCCCCCTTGTTCAGCGCGTGTCCCCCCTAAACCTTGCACTCACGGCAGCTGACAACGTCATAACGACCGTGAAACTGTATTCCATAACCAACTTTATTACTTgccattaaaattcattttcaattagCCTTACCGATCTCTTCATGCCTTGTATCAATGACAATTACACGGTGACTTTTACGGTGTACAATTGTCCTTTTTCTAGAACAGTCTAAAGTGTACGTTCAAGTAGGACGGAGCGAGTTTTAGTGGTTTTGCGTTCAACTTTTAAGTTGTTGTAGCATTCAGCCCTTACTTTTGTGGCTTCTTAGGAGATGCCATTTACGACCCTGAATGCTATTTATATGAAAGTTGGGGAACTATTTTAAGCTTTGGTATCGTGACTTGCGAAAGTGTGTAAACCTATTTGTAGACTGGTTATATTCTCGTTATAATTGCTTTTTGTACAATATAGTGACGTATCCATTGCCTTGTCTTTTAAAGTGAGATTTTAACTGGCCTTATACTTACTGGATGCCGAATCAAACATAGTTAGGAAatggctaggcaaatgatagGTCATAACAACCACTTCCTAAAATTGTTTTGCCTTTCTTCAGAAAGGAgtgtttatagtttttattcaaattgtctCATTGACAGCAGGTCTATACCCTCCGCTACCGGTAGCCACGCCGTGCATCAAGGCGATATCACCGAGCGAAGGCTGGACGTCCGGAGGGTCCACAGTTATCATAGTCGGAGACAACTTCTTTGACGGCCTGCAAGTCGTGTTCGGAACTATGTTGGTTTGGAGTGAGGTGAGTTTTACTATTACACATTTGAGAGTACTTTTGGGccagatttaaaatttttgattatCTTTAGTACAAATAGTGTCGCCCAAGAAGTTTTGCAAAGTAACAATGAAACAttgacattttgttttgttgttttgccAGTGCTAAGATTTTGGTGACTTTCTCGAATTAATTTCACCTAGGTGTCGCTTTTATATTAGTAGTCTGAGtgcaagaaaaaatacaagaattttgattaaaaaatctaCTTAAAACTCAGGTTTGCACTTATGATGCATCCTTTAAATAGGGAATGTCATTACCTCTTTTCTTCTCAACCAATTTTTTTCctatcaaataaacaattaacaCACGATATTTGTTAACAGTTAATAACATCGCACGCGATACGAGTGCAGACGCCGCCGCGGCACATACCTGGTGTCGTGGAAGTCACGCTGTCCTACAAGAGCAAGCAGTTCTGTAAGGGCGCTCCGGGGAGATTCGTTTATGTTTGTGAGTATAACTGGCCTTGTGTAATTTCTAATAGAAAATTTGTTATGAACATTAAATTAGAAGAAATGTACCTTGGAGTCAGAGGATGCCTAACTTTTCTAGggtaaataattttcagtaaTTCTACATAAAAGATGCACATTCTGCATTCACCATTTCCATGTAGGTATATCGGCACCTATCTTTCCAAGTTTATTTAACGCAATCTTTACTTCATCTcgtatcataaatatttttttttgttgatttttacaCTAATTAGCATTTATAGTTTCTATTCATACTAAGGATGTTAGTCTGAAAAAATGTTTAGTCTCTCATCACACAAACACGAGGCCTCATTATTTATGTCCCAATTTTTTCTCGCAAAATAATCAGTAATTAGGGGGACATCGGAAAATCTTATACAATCCATCAATTAGGCTTTCATTTGTTAGTGGGCCAACTAatgattgattttgtttttctcTTGTTCGCATAGCAGCGTTGAACGAGCCAACGATAGATTACGGCTTTCAGAGGCTACAGAAACTTATACCGAGACATCCCGGGGACCCGGAAAAATTACCTAAGGTatgttttcttttgattttggaGATATCTTgttgttttgtgtatttataGAGAATTTATAGATAATGTTGTAGTACTTATGATATGAAAGTTAACCTCAAACTCCTTAAAAAGTATTGATAACTGATCTCAtataatattttcgaaataaattatcatatttgTTGGTCGTAAATAGGCAAAAACATTTAACATGTAACATTTTTActgtataatatacataaacatGTAATAAATCAGCAAACCGGTAATTTTGGAACATTgactattttgaaaaaaaaaatagctggCGTGCTAAGGATGATCAACAGaacccattttttatttttggaattcttattaaaaataacattctttTCCTAGGAAATAATACTAAAACGAGCAGCCGACCTAGCAGAGGCACTATACTCGATGCCTCGGAACAACCAACTAGGGCTGGGCGCGCCTCGGTCGCCGCCCGCGAGCATGCCTTTCAACTCCTATAGTGGGCAGCTAGCCGTCAGCGTCCAGGATACCGCTGCCTCTCAGTGGACTGAAGGTGggtttttgttatgtaaaactgttttatttttgtatacttaaTGCTATGTGGGGTGATTATGGGTCGATGTTGTTTTTTTGGATGTGAATGGTTTCTGTTTATATGAGTTAAAATTAGGGTAAAAGTGTCCTGACTGCACTGATAACCAAGATACCTTAAAAAGATGATATCATTTGGATCATCAtcttttttatcatcccactgctgggcacatgTATTCTCTttcacggagaaggattgagcgttaattacCAAAGCTTAATACGGGATGGTGATCTTAGACTTCATAggccaggtttcctcgagatgttttcctttaactTTTCCTTTAAATCTGATTGATGACAAGTTAAGGAAAAGGGGCGGACATAAAACGAAAAGAAATTATGGAACACCTACACACAACCttagtattattaaatattttgaaatacctTACGCTCCTTGTTAGGTCACTCCCTACACTGTATGTAAAAAGCACTTTTTATATCAAAAGTGTCTCCCCGATTAAAACCACAATACTTAACATGTTAAGTTACTTCTTACATTGTATGTAAAACgtactttattatataaaaaagtctCCCTAAAACTTTTACAGGTAGCCCAAAAAATTAACAGCATTATATGTTGATCCCAGGCTTTTTCTTTTAGAGGAGTACGCGCGCAGCGGCGGCTCGGTGTCGCCGCGGTACTGTTCCGCCGCCTCCACCCCGCATGCGGCGCCCGCAGCCTACCCGCATCCGCAGCACTACCCCGCACCGCCGACCTCGCTGTTCAATACTACGTCACGTGAGttatattacatacattttgaaaagtatctttaatgtttagtttttgtgtctgttaagtaaattaattataaaatctgaaatggtatactagaaaataattaaaaaaaatctgtaacagGATCAAGTAAGGTCTTTGCAAGacacgtaattttttttattcaggcttaatttttaactaaaactcGCAATAATGGAAAAGGTTTTATTCTTACAGTTTTTTAATGGGGTTCAATTTTGGGACCAGCAAATGTTATAAGTTATTCACACTATCAGAAAACAAAATGATATAatccaaaaacaaatacaacATGTGCATCTagcttgttattttaaaatttctaacTCAGCTTATCTCCAgctaaacaatacaaataagATTTAAGTTCACGTTTCCAACGCTTTCTTCGCACGGCATCTGTTTGTTCACGTCGCTTTGTGTTAACCCCTGTTTTCTTTATCCGTCCAGTGTCTCTAGGACCGTACCATCCAGCGAACATGAATGGACACTTATCATCTGACCGTCACTATAACGCGTATAATACGAAAGATAGCGGACATTACAGTGAAAGAAATGGGAATTCTAAAAGCCTGGCCGACTGTCCGGTAAACATTCATACAAAATGCACCGGCAGCGATATGAAAGGGGCTCAGAATAAAGAGACTAAGCTGAGAAGCGCCTTTGCCGTTGTGAGGCAGAGTCCGCCACGGGTTGCCAATGAGCATCATCAGAATTGGCACCACCTCGCCGTTCAGTGttagtagttttgtttttatttgtgtcttgcattattttgttttgcttctAAATTTATTTCTTAACGCTGTTTGTTGTTTTCGCTTGCTTTACTAACCTGTCCCTAATTTGGTGCAATCATGCGCAAAAGTGTTTAGGGTGTTTCATTAAATTCATTTCACTATTAAAAAGTCAGATGCATTTGTTTGTAGTTTAACATACAGTTACCAAATGGTGTTTCTAAACCAAAAATAGAGAGTAGTCTCGTGAAATTCGAACCGCCTCGTACATTTTTCAAGCTATAAACTACAATATTGCGTCGTGAATAACAAAACACAGGTCggtaaattgtttattgaatcTAAAATATGTTTTCGAAATCGTTCCAATATTGGATTGGTAGATCGAAAAATGATATTCAAGCGTGTGAGAGAGTTTTTGTCAAatctagtttttaatttatgaacCTTCTTGCTTATAAATTAGGGTTTAATTTACCTTTTCCTTGTCCACAGGAATGGGTGGCTTAGTATCATCGCCGTTCAGTGTGAATCCGTTCTCGCTGCCAACTTGCAGTGCTCAACAGTATGCTCAGACAGCCCCCCTGGCTTCCAAGTAGCCCCCACTACCGTATGTTAACGATGGTCAGTTCTTATAGTAAGAGTGTTTATTAGCCATGTAAACCGGTACCTGTAAAAGTGTAAAATTCAAGGGGCAACTTTTAccgcttttgtttttgaatgtaATGTCTAAAGATTCAAGCGGGATAGGCGGCATTGTAAATATTActgtaattttaatgtaaatatcatagataataaattaaattcactaGTTGGGTTGCTAGATTGGAAGTAGCGtagattttatatacatatggAGGCTAAGTAACGTCAACTGCTCAGgacgattttaaataataaaataatcattgtaTAAAGTGATTCTGTTTACGTTTCCCTGTTAATGTGTGTCGATTTTGTTCTTGTAAAATCTgtgatatatttattgtaagtaaagTTGTAAATTTAATGTAAAACGTAAAACTTGTAAATTTTTCGACTCTTAAATTTAGATAGCGTCTCAATCGTTTTTTTGCGCTTAGGTTACGAATTCGGACATCGAAATATTTTACCGAATATTGATCATATCTAGAAAACAATACATATCCATTGAATACGAAGCTTGGGATAATATGTACAACGAAAGAAAATCTGATGCCGAAATGAATgtatacgaaaaaaataaaatatatcttctcTGGTTCACTTTGCTtagattcacgcaaaacgaatTGTATTTTGTGAGATAACCTCCGtgaatatattatgtagtacgTATTATTGTTTAACGCAACCGTGTATCAATAAGACATTGTAAATTGTAATCGTTCATGAAACAAATTATCACGAAATACGAGATTAAATtacgtaaataattataaagtggTTTTATTTACGGATATTAAGTCACATTGATTTTTTTCGTCGAGATTTGATCGTGCGTAATAACTTGcgactgtacctacttattatttaaaaaagtttttttttcttttttggatCACAtagagaaattaaattaaatgtaaacagAAGGCCTTCCCTTAATTTATGATAGGTCCTGACTGATTACTATCATAATGATCTATCTAACTTGATCACAACTGGACTCGACCATCAATCATTCACATGAGTTTGTGactcaaacaaaaacatacttaCTTTTAAACCATTGTGATTTCACACATGGTACTTTTTGCACCCCACTTGAAATATTATACTAACAATTTTTGTAGGGGTAATATTCTCTTTTGTTGGCCCTGACTAGATAATGCATGGGTTTATCGCTGTGAGTCTCTAATTGTACTTAGCGAAGAATGGATATCGTATTACTACCGAATTAGCATCAGAATAGCCTCACCCGTTTCCAAGATACAATTTTgtgcatttaaattaattatggtgATCTAATTTTGGGTATGAGGGTGTTATAATAAATGGGTACTTAATAAGTTTGGAGGCTTGATACTAAAAACatacgattttttatttataggtctttatatttttagttcactTAAGGcgacatttatttacttatcgaACATAGTATTGCTATCATAGGAACTCGCCtcataataagaaaaaacagCTTCTCGGCAGTGGGACAAAAAGGCAGTACAttcttcaacaaataaaactttgttacaAACTAAGGTTGCGTACACACAACCGTTTTAAGTAGATTACGCTACAATAATCTAAATGAGCGTTTAGTCGTGCTCGTTTGTCGTCGTGTGCGGCGCACGTGTCGCGTCTGTCGGACCGAGTCGCACGCGCCTGTCCGGATGTCATTCCATATCGGTGTGAAGATGGCCTTATTTGGAGCACGTGGTGTGGGTTTGTATTTCGTAATATAATTAGGATTCCtgttgcaattttatttgagtgATTACTTTGATTAGGTAAGGTCAAAAGGTAATTTATGCTtgtatgttttgatattttgaggTACAAGTTAACGCCTTATTTGAGATGTTTT encodes the following:
- the LOC110372630 gene encoding transcription factor collier isoform X7; translation: MFGLHHQEAAGGIHAQPRGPVTSLKEEPLTRAWMTPTSLVDNTNSVGVGRAHFEKQPPSNLRKSNFFHFVVALYDRAGQPVEIERTAFIGFIEKDQEVEGQKTNNGIQYRLQLLYANGIRQEQDIFVRLIDSVTKQPIVYEGQDKNPEMCRVLLTHEVMCSRCCDKKSCGNRNETPSDPVIIDRFFLKFFLKCNQNCLKNAGNPRDMRRFQVVISTQVMVDGPLLAISDNMFVHNNSKHGRRAKRLDPSEGTDAATDSTSGLYPPLPVATPCIKAISPSEGWTSGGSTVIIVGDNFFDGLQVVFGTMLVWSELITSHAIRVQTPPRHIPGVVEVTLSYKSKQFCKGAPGRFVYVSALNEPTIDYGFQRLQKLIPRHPGDPEKLPKEIILKRAADLAEALYSMPRNNQLGLGAPRSPPASMPFNSYSGQLAVSVQDTAASQWTEEEYARSGGSVSPRYCSAASTPHAAPAAYPHPQHYPAPPTSLFNTTSRMGGLVSSPFSVNPFSLPTCSAQQYAQTAPLASK
- the LOC110372630 gene encoding transcription factor collier isoform X2, encoding MFGLHHQEAAGGIHAQPRGPVTSLKEEPLTRAWMTPTSLVDNTNSVGVGRAHFEKQPPSNLRKSNFFHFVVALYDRAGQPVEIERTAFIGFIEKDQEVEGQKTNNGIQYRLQLLYANGIRQEQDIFVRLIDSVTKQPIVYEGQDKNPEMCRVLLTHEVMCSRCCDKKSCGNRNETPSDPVIIDRFFLKFFLKCNQNCLKNAGNPRDMRRFQVVISTQVMVDGPLLAISDNMFVHNNSKHGRRAKRLDPSEGTDAATDSTSGLYPPLPVATPCIKAISPSEGWTSGGSTVIIVGDNFFDGLQVVFGTMLVWSELITSHAIRVQTPPRHIPGVVEVTLSYKSKQFCKGAPGRFVYVSLNEPTIDYGFQRLQKLIPRHPGDPEKLPKEIILKRAADLAEALYSMPRNNQLGLGAPRSPPASMPFNSYSGQLAVSVQDTAASQWTEEEYARSGGSVSPRYCSAASTPHAAPAAYPHPQHYPAPPTSLFNTTSLSLGPYHPANMNGHLSSDRHYNAYNTKDSGHYSERNGNSKSLADCPVNIHTKCTGSDMKGAQNKETKLRSAFAVVRQSPPRVANEHHQNWHHLAVQ
- the LOC110372630 gene encoding transcription factor collier isoform X4, yielding MFGLHHQEAAGGIHAQPRGPVTSLKEEPLTRAWMTPTSLVDNTNSVGVGRAHFEKQPPSNLRKSNFFHFVVALYDRAGQPVEIERTAFIGFIEKDQEVEGQKTNNGIQYRLQLLYANGIRQEQDIFVRLIDSVTKQPIVYEGQDKNPEMCRVLLTHEVMCSRCCDKKSCGNRNETPSDPVIIDRFFLKFFLKCNQNCLKNAGNPRDMRRFQVVISTQVMVDGPLLAISDNMFVHNNSKHGRRAKRLDPSEAGLYPPLPVATPCIKAISPSEGWTSGGSTVIIVGDNFFDGLQVVFGTMLVWSELITSHAIRVQTPPRHIPGVVEVTLSYKSKQFCKGAPGRFVYVSALNEPTIDYGFQRLQKLIPRHPGDPEKLPKEIILKRAADLAEALYSMPRNNQLGLGAPRSPPASMPFNSYSGQLAVSVQDTAASQWTEEEYARSGGSVSPRYCSAASTPHAAPAAYPHPQHYPAPPTSLFNTTSLSLGPYHPANMNGHLSSDRHYNAYNTKDSGHYSERNGNSKSLADCPVNIHTKCTGSDMKGAQNKETKLRSAFAVVRQSPPRVANEHHQNWHHLAVQ
- the LOC110372630 gene encoding transcription factor collier isoform X1 — encoded protein: MFGLHHQEAAGGIHAQPRGPVTSLKEEPLTRAWMTPTSLVDNTNSVGVGRAHFEKQPPSNLRKSNFFHFVVALYDRAGQPVEIERTAFIGFIEKDQEVEGQKTNNGIQYRLQLLYANGIRQEQDIFVRLIDSVTKQPIVYEGQDKNPEMCRVLLTHEVMCSRCCDKKSCGNRNETPSDPVIIDRFFLKFFLKCNQNCLKNAGNPRDMRRFQVVISTQVMVDGPLLAISDNMFVHNNSKHGRRAKRLDPSEGTDAATDSTSGLYPPLPVATPCIKAISPSEGWTSGGSTVIIVGDNFFDGLQVVFGTMLVWSELITSHAIRVQTPPRHIPGVVEVTLSYKSKQFCKGAPGRFVYVSALNEPTIDYGFQRLQKLIPRHPGDPEKLPKEIILKRAADLAEALYSMPRNNQLGLGAPRSPPASMPFNSYSGQLAVSVQDTAASQWTEEEYARSGGSVSPRYCSAASTPHAAPAAYPHPQHYPAPPTSLFNTTSLSLGPYHPANMNGHLSSDRHYNAYNTKDSGHYSERNGNSKSLADCPVNIHTKCTGSDMKGAQNKETKLRSAFAVVRQSPPRVANEHHQNWHHLAVQ
- the LOC110372630 gene encoding transcription factor collier isoform X5, yielding MFGLHHQEAAGGIHAQPRGPVTSLKEEPLTRAWMTPTSLVDNTNSVGVGRAHFEKQPPSNLRKSNFFHFVVALYDRAGQPVEIERTAFIGFIEKDQEVEGQKTNNGIQYRLQLLYANGIRQEQDIFVRLIDSVTKQPIVYEGQDKNPEMCRVLLTHEVMCSRCCDKKSCGNRNETPSDPVIIDRFFLKFFLKCNQNCLKNAGNPRDMRRFQVVISTQVMVDGPLLAISDNMFVHNNSKHGRRAKRLDPSEGLYPPLPVATPCIKAISPSEGWTSGGSTVIIVGDNFFDGLQVVFGTMLVWSELITSHAIRVQTPPRHIPGVVEVTLSYKSKQFCKGAPGRFVYVSALNEPTIDYGFQRLQKLIPRHPGDPEKLPKEIILKRAADLAEALYSMPRNNQLGLGAPRSPPASMPFNSYSGQLAVSVQDTAASQWTEEEYARSGGSVSPRYCSAASTPHAAPAAYPHPQHYPAPPTSLFNTTSLSLGPYHPANMNGHLSSDRHYNAYNTKDSGHYSERNGNSKSLADCPVNIHTKCTGSDMKGAQNKETKLRSAFAVVRQSPPRVANEHHQNWHHLAVQ
- the LOC110372630 gene encoding transcription factor collier isoform X6 — protein: MFGLHHQEAAGGIHAQPRGPVTSLKEEPLTRAWMTPTSLVDNTNSVGVGRAHFEKQPPSNLRKSNFFHFVVALYDRAGQPVEIERTAFIGFIEKDQEVEGQKTNNGIQYRLQLLYANGIRQEQDIFVRLIDSVTKQPIVYEGQDKNPEMCRVLLTHEVMCSRCCDKKSCGNRNETPSDPVIIDRFFLKFFLKCNQNCLKNAGNPRDMRRFQVVISTQVMVDGPLLAISDNMFVHNNSKHGRRAKRLDPSEGLYPPLPVATPCIKAISPSEGWTSGGSTVIIVGDNFFDGLQVVFGTMLVWSELITSHAIRVQTPPRHIPGVVEVTLSYKSKQFCKGAPGRFVYVSLNEPTIDYGFQRLQKLIPRHPGDPEKLPKEIILKRAADLAEALYSMPRNNQLGLGAPRSPPASMPFNSYSGQLAVSVQDTAASQWTEEEYARSGGSVSPRYCSAASTPHAAPAAYPHPQHYPAPPTSLFNTTSLSLGPYHPANMNGHLSSDRHYNAYNTKDSGHYSERNGNSKSLADCPVNIHTKCTGSDMKGAQNKETKLRSAFAVVRQSPPRVANEHHQNWHHLAVQ
- the LOC110372630 gene encoding transcription factor collier isoform X3, with the protein product MFGLHHQEAAGGIHAQPRGPVTSLKEEPLTRAWMTPTSLVDNTNSVGVGRAHFEKQPPSNLRKSNFFHFVVALYDRAGQPVEIERTAFIGFIEKDQEVEGQKTNNGIQYRLQLLYANGIRQEQDIFVRLIDSVTKQPIVYEGQDKNPEMCRVLLTHEVMCSRCCDKKSCGNRNETPSDPVIIDRFFLKFFLKCNQNCLKNAGNPRDMRRFQVVISTQVMVDGPLLAISDNMFVHNNSKHGRRAKRLDPSEGTDAATDSTCLYPPLPVATPCIKAISPSEGWTSGGSTVIIVGDNFFDGLQVVFGTMLVWSELITSHAIRVQTPPRHIPGVVEVTLSYKSKQFCKGAPGRFVYVSALNEPTIDYGFQRLQKLIPRHPGDPEKLPKEIILKRAADLAEALYSMPRNNQLGLGAPRSPPASMPFNSYSGQLAVSVQDTAASQWTEEEYARSGGSVSPRYCSAASTPHAAPAAYPHPQHYPAPPTSLFNTTSLSLGPYHPANMNGHLSSDRHYNAYNTKDSGHYSERNGNSKSLADCPVNIHTKCTGSDMKGAQNKETKLRSAFAVVRQSPPRVANEHHQNWHHLAVQ